The Comamonas sp. 26 DNA window CCGTCTGTTCGGCAAGGTCACCAACATTGCTGACTACGGCGCATTCGTGGAACTGGAACCCGGCATTGAAGGCCTGGTGCACGTTTCCGAAATGGACTGGACCAACAAGAACATTGCTCCTACCAAGCTCGTGTCCCTGGGCGACGAAGTGGAAGTCATGGTTCTGGAAATCGACGAAGACAAGCGTCGCATCTCCCTGGGCATGAAGCAGTGCAAGGCTAACCCTTGGCAAGATTTCGCTCAGAACACCAAGCGCGGCGACCGCGTGAAGGGTCCTATCAAGTCCATCACCGACTTCGGCGTGTTCGTGGGTCTGGCTGCCGGTATCGACGGCTTGGTGCACCTGTCTGACCTGTCTTGGAACGAAACCGGCGAAGCCGCTGTTCGTAACTACAAGAAGGGCCAAGAAGTCGAAGCCATCGTGTTGGCCGTGGACGTTGAGCGCGAGCGCATCTCCCTGGGCATCAAGCAGCTGGACAGCGACCCCTTCACCACGTTCACTACCGTGAACGACAAGGGCCAGATCGTGACCGGCAAGGTCAAGACTGTGGACGCTAAGGGCGCTGAAATCGACCTGGGCGAGGACATCATCGGCTACCTGCGCGCTTCCGAAATCTCGGTGGACCGCGTGGAAGACGCTCGTTCCGTCCTGAAGGAAGGCGACGAAGTGACTGCAGTGGTGGTGAACGTGGATCGCAAGAGCCGCAACATCCAGCTGTCGATCAAGCAAAAGGATCACGCTGAACAGCAGACAGCCATGGCTTCTCTGTCGGCTCAGTCCTCCAAGGAAAACGCTGGTACCACCAGCCTGGGCGCTCTGCTGCGCGCCAAGCTGGACGCAGACAAGTAATCACTTGCCTCAGCTGGTCGGTCAGCTAGCCTGATCGACCGCTAAGCGTCAAAGACAACGGGCGCCTTGTGCGCCCGTTGTTGTTTTCAACCTAGTTTCCGCTGCCCGATGACCCGATCCGATCTCGTAGAAGAACTTGCCGCCCAATTTGGCCAACTCAACCAACGTGATGCCGAACAGGCCGTCAAAACCATTCTGGATGCCGTCAGTGATGCACTGGTGCGCGGCCACCGCATTGAAATTCGCGGCTTTGGCAGTTTTGCCATCAATCACCGCCAGCCCCGCATCGGCCGCAATCCCCGCTCCGGCGAATCTGTGCAAGTCCCCTCCAAGCGCGTTCCCCACTTCAAGCCAGGAAAAGCCCTGCGCGAAGCCGTGGACAACTTGAAGACCGACGACCCAACACCTTCACCACAACAGACAGCCTGAAGCAGCAGGTGCCTTTTTGCACCTGTCTGGCCTGACTCTCTTGCCTGTTGACCAGTCTGCACACAGGCTGGCCTAAAATCTCCCCGTCATACAAGAGGCACAAGGGGAAGCATGAAATACCTGCTGTGGCTGCTCAAGGCAGCCATTTTTTTCACTCTGTTTGCATTCGCACTCAACAACCAGCAAGACAGCACCGTGCATTTTTTCTTTGGCACGGCCTGGACTGCACCCCTGGTACTGGTGGTGCTGACGGCATTTACGCTGGGATTATTTGTTGGCGTACTGGGCATGGTGCCGCGCTGGCTCAAGCACCGTGCAGCAGCCCGCGAAGCGCATGCCGCCAAGCAGGCACAACAAGCCGCAGCAAGCATGCCAGCAGCACCGGCTGCCGCAGAGCAGAGTTCTTCTTCGACCCTTTCGCCAAGCGACATTCATGGAATTTAATCTGACTTGGATTTTGCTGGGCCTGCCCGTTGCCTTTGTACTGGGCTGGCTGGCCTCTCGCTGGGATTTACGCCAGGTGCGCGCCGACAACCGTCAGGCACCTAAGGCATATTTCAAAGGCCTGAACTTTCTGCTCAACGAACAGCAGGACAAGGCCATTGATGCATTTATCGAGGCCGTGCAAAACGACCCCGATACGACCGAGCTGCACTTTGCACTGGGCAATCTGTTTCGCCGCCGAGGTGAGTACAACCGCGCCGTGCGAGTGCACGAGCACTTGCTAAGCCGCGCTGACCTCTCCCGCCCCGACCGTGACCGTGCCCAGCATGCTCTGGCGCAGGACTTTCTCAAGGCCGGCCTGCTGGACCGCGCCGAAGAGGCTCTGAACCGCCTTGAAGGCACGCAATACGAGGCCGAAGCACGCCTTTCCCTGCTGGCCATCTACGAGCGCTCACGTGACTGGACACAAGCCGCAGCCATCGTGCGCAAAATGCAGGCTGCCGCTCAGGGCGACTTCAGCACCCGTCTCGCCCACTATCTGTGTGAAGACGCACAAGCACAAGTCGCACATGGCCAGCTCGACAAAGCATTTTCGCAGCTGCAGCAAGCGCTTGAAACCGCACCACAAGCCCCACGCCCACGCCTTGAACTGGCACAGCTGCAACACCGTCAAGGCCAGTCAGCACAAGCACTGACCAGCTTGCAAGCACTGGCGCAAAACAGCCCCGCAGCACTCCCTCTCGCCGCCAGCCTGATGGTGGAAGTAGCCGAAGCCACTGGCGAGATTGAGCCAACACGCGCACTGCTGCTCAAGCACTATGAGCAGGCTCCGTCGCTTGACCTGCTACAGGCCTTGGTGGCTTTGGACAAGAAAAGCAGCCAGCCCGATGCACCTGGCCGCCTGCGCCTGGTCAACCACCTGGAGCGCGAATCGTCCCTGGTGGCCGCAGCGCAATGGCTGGAAGGCGAAACACTGTCCGAGGAGCAATACCACGGCACGGTGCAAAAAGCCCTGAACCATGCCACCAAGCCGCTGACCCGTTACCGCTGCGCGGCCTGCGGATTTGAGGCACGCACCCATTTCTGGCACTGCCCCGGCTGCCAGAGCTGGGACAGTTACCCGGCCCGCAGAGTAGAAGAGCTGTAAAAGCTGAAATCAAAAAGAGCGCCCTTGAGCGCTCTTTTTGTTGGTGCAGCAAAAGCTAATGCTGCTCCCACTCTCCCTTGGGCATGTCCTCACGCCCAATCAGCCAGGGCAGCCGTGTTGCAACACCGACCAGAACGCCTACCGCCCAGAACAAGGCAGAAACTCCCACCACCGCGCCCAGCGAGCCAAACAGTACGGGCATCAGCACGCTGGAGCCATTGATGGCCATCATGCGCAGGCCCAGCGCTTCGCCATGGCGCTCGGCGGGTGTGATCTGGTGAATCATGCTCATCACCATGGGCTGCACCGAACCCAACACAATGCCCAGCACGACAGAGCAAGCACCCATGCTCCACGCACCGGGCATGAAGGGGTAAAGGATAAACAGAGAGCAGGCAGCAACCATGGCACCCAGCACCACCTGCCACTCGGCCAGATGACGCGTGATGATAGGCATGAGCATGCGAATGACCGCAGCGGCGATAGCGAATGCGCCAAGAATCGTACCGATGACCGAAGCGGGCAGGCCCCGCTCATGCCCAAGAATCGGCACCACAAAGGTGTGCACATCCCAGCACGATGACAGCGCCCAGTTCAGCAACAGCAAACGCCTGAAGCCACGGTTTTGCACGAGATCCCAAGCCGTCGCTTTTTTATCGCTGCGAGCCACATCTTTGGACGGCAACTCCGGCACCGTGCGCCCCCAGAACCAGGCGGCCAGCGGCATCAGGGCCAGCAGCAAGAACGCAGCTCTGAAGCCTGTCTCGCTGGCGGCCTCTCCGCCCGCATAGTCAATCAGCAATCCCGCTGCAAACGGCCCCAGAAAATTGGAGAAAGCCGGGCCAATGGCCAGCCAGCTGAAGACTTTGCGCAGATCATCCTTGTTATGTGCCATGCGGCCCACATGCCGCTGCAGAGCAATCAAGGCCGTGCCTGCCGCACCACCCGTCAGCAGCGCGCTCAGGCACATCACCGGATAGATCGGAAATATAGCCGACAGTCCCGCCCCCGAGCAAGCCGCCACCACGCTAATGATCAGCGGGCGCTTGAGTCCATGGCGGTCTGCATAACGGCCTGCGGGCAGCGAGAGAAACACCTGAGTCAACGCAAACAGCGCCAGCAGCATGCCCGCCGCCGCAGCGCTATAGCCTTCTTTGAGCGCAAGAAGTGGCGTGGCCATGCGCATGCCCGTCATGCTGCCGTGAATGCAGACTTGCGCCAAAATCAGGCGCAGCAAGGCTGCATTCATTCTTCGTCCTCGGCACTGATCTGGTCGCTACTCAGGGGTACGGCTGGGAGTTGCAATGCGCCCTCTTCCTGCCCCGCATCGGGCAAAGCCTGAACATCGCGCAGCTGCCGCTGAATGGCACGCGTGCGCACCCCGACCTGATCAAACTTGCGCGCTGCTGCGTCAATGGATTTGCGTGCGGCATCCACCACATCACCAAACTTGCCAAACTCGGTTTTGACCTGACCGAGCACGCCCCAGACCTCCGAAGAACGCTTTTCAATCGCCAGCGTCTTGAAGCCCATCTGCAAGCTGTTGAGCATGGCCGCCAGATTGGCGGGGCCGGTAACCACAATGCGGCTTTCGTTCTGCAGGGCTTCAACCAGTCCGGGGCGGCGCAGCACTTCGGCAAACAGCCCCTCGGTGGGCAGGTACATCACAGCAAAGTCCGTCGTAAATGGCGGTGCAATGTACTTGCTGGCAATTTTCTTGGCCTCGGCACGGATGGAGGTCTCAAACGCATTGCCCGCAGCCA harbors:
- the rpsA gene encoding 30S ribosomal protein S1 → MSESFAALFEESLTRTEMRPGEVITAEVVRVEHNFVVVNAGLKSEAYVPLDEFKNDQGEVEVQVGDFVSVAIGSIENGYGDTILSRDTAKRLASWLSLEKALESGEFVTGTTSGKVKGGLTVLVNGIRAFLPGSLIDTRPIKDLTPYENKTLEFKVIKLDRKRNNVVLSRRAVVEASMGEERAKLMETLKEGAIVQGVVKNITEYGAFVDLGGIDGLLHITDMAWRRVRHPSEVVTAGQEITAKILKFDTEKNRVSLGLKQMGDDPWMGVARRYPSATRLFGKVTNIADYGAFVELEPGIEGLVHVSEMDWTNKNIAPTKLVSLGDEVEVMVLEIDEDKRRISLGMKQCKANPWQDFAQNTKRGDRVKGPIKSITDFGVFVGLAAGIDGLVHLSDLSWNETGEAAVRNYKKGQEVEAIVLAVDVERERISLGIKQLDSDPFTTFTTVNDKGQIVTGKVKTVDAKGAEIDLGEDIIGYLRASEISVDRVEDARSVLKEGDEVTAVVVNVDRKSRNIQLSIKQKDHAEQQTAMASLSAQSSKENAGTTSLGALLRAKLDADK
- a CDS encoding integration host factor subunit beta: MTRSDLVEELAAQFGQLNQRDAEQAVKTILDAVSDALVRGHRIEIRGFGSFAINHRQPRIGRNPRSGESVQVPSKRVPHFKPGKALREAVDNLKTDDPTPSPQQTA
- a CDS encoding lipopolysaccharide assembly LapA domain-containing protein; this encodes MKYLLWLLKAAIFFTLFAFALNNQQDSTVHFFFGTAWTAPLVLVVLTAFTLGLFVGVLGMVPRWLKHRAAAREAHAAKQAQQAAASMPAAPAAAEQSSSSTLSPSDIHGI
- the lapB gene encoding lipopolysaccharide assembly protein LapB, whose protein sequence is MEFNLTWILLGLPVAFVLGWLASRWDLRQVRADNRQAPKAYFKGLNFLLNEQQDKAIDAFIEAVQNDPDTTELHFALGNLFRRRGEYNRAVRVHEHLLSRADLSRPDRDRAQHALAQDFLKAGLLDRAEEALNRLEGTQYEAEARLSLLAIYERSRDWTQAAAIVRKMQAAAQGDFSTRLAHYLCEDAQAQVAHGQLDKAFSQLQQALETAPQAPRPRLELAQLQHRQGQSAQALTSLQALAQNSPAALPLAASLMVEVAEATGEIEPTRALLLKHYEQAPSLDLLQALVALDKKSSQPDAPGRLRLVNHLERESSLVAAAQWLEGETLSEEQYHGTVQKALNHATKPLTRYRCAACGFEARTHFWHCPGCQSWDSYPARRVEEL
- a CDS encoding MFS transporter is translated as MNAALLRLILAQVCIHGSMTGMRMATPLLALKEGYSAAAAGMLLALFALTQVFLSLPAGRYADRHGLKRPLIISVVAACSGAGLSAIFPIYPVMCLSALLTGGAAGTALIALQRHVGRMAHNKDDLRKVFSWLAIGPAFSNFLGPFAAGLLIDYAGGEAASETGFRAAFLLLALMPLAAWFWGRTVPELPSKDVARSDKKATAWDLVQNRGFRRLLLLNWALSSCWDVHTFVVPILGHERGLPASVIGTILGAFAIAAAVIRMLMPIITRHLAEWQVVLGAMVAACSLFILYPFMPGAWSMGACSVVLGIVLGSVQPMVMSMIHQITPAERHGEALGLRMMAINGSSVLMPVLFGSLGAVVGVSALFWAVGVLVGVATRLPWLIGREDMPKGEWEQH